DNA sequence from the Calderihabitans maritimus genome:
CGCGCTGCTTCCTTATTGCCACCGTTAGTAATTTGTTTCCTAACCACAGGATCTAACGTGGATGAAGCCACTAAAGTTTTGCCTTCAACATCATTAATAATTTGGGCATAAATATGATTTAAACTTCGGTAGACAGTTAAGCGAGGACGTTCCGGAGTTCCAAAAATCTTTTTTCTTACCCGCAAACGTCTTTTGGCTCTCAATTTTTTTCTATCCGGCTTCTTGAACAAGACAGCTCACTCCCTTCTTCCCGTTTCAATCAAGAATTAAGCTTTAGCTCCTGCCTTGCCTACTTTGCGTTTAATTTGTTCCCCTTCATATTTAATACCTTTGCCTTTGTAAGGTTCCGGTTCTCTGATTTTTCGGATATTGGCAGCAAATACTCCTACCTTTTCCTTATCAAGCCCTCTAACCACAATTTTGTTGGGAGCAGGCACCTCAATCTCTATACCCTCATCCGGCACTATCTCAACCGGGTGAGAATATCCTACGCTCAATACCAGCTTGTCACCCTGCTTGTTTGCCCTGAAACCTACTCCTACCAATTCCAGTTTCTTTTCAAATCCTTTAGTCACGCCTTCGATCATATTAGCAATAAGTGCCCTCGTTAGACCATGTAGAGCTCTGTGTTCTTTCTTGTCAGAAGCCCTTTTAACCATTATTTGGTTATTCTCTATTTCCACCTGTACATCCTTGTGCAATTCCTTAGTTAAATTTCCTTTAGGCCCTTTAACCGATATTTTATCGTCTTCAATTTTTACTTCAACCCCTTGCGGAATAGAGATAGGCATTCTACCAACTCGAGACATGAGTGCACCTCCTTACTCGTCCCACTTTCCTGGCCGTACTTGTTGCTCCTTTACCAGACGTAACAGATCACTTCTCCTCCTACGCCTTCTTTTCGGGCCTGTTTATCAGTCATAATACCTTTGGAAGTAGAGAGAATTGCTATCCCCAGTCCTCCCAGGACGCGCGGAATTTCATCTTTTTTGACGTATACCCGCAGACCCGGTTTGCTTATCCTCTTCAAGCCAGTGATAACCTTCTCCTTGTTAGGACCATACTTTAAGTACAGGCGCAAGATGCCCTGCTTACCGTCCTCAATGTATTCGTAATCTTTAATAAACCCTTCATTCTTCAGAATTTCAGCCAAGGCCTTTTTCATTTTGGAAGACGGAATCTCTACCGTTTCCTGGTAAACCGTATTGGCATTGCGAATACGGGTTAAAAAATCGGCAATCGGGTCTGTCATAACCATGTTTTTGCCCCCCTTCCTAACTACCAGCTCGCTTTGGTAATCCCAGGAATTTCTCCTCGATGAGCCAAAGTCCGGAAACAAATCCGGCACATGCCAAACTTTCTCATATAGGCACGCGGACGTCCGCAAATTTTACAACGATTATAAGCCCTAACCCTAAACTTGGGCTTGCGCTTCTGTTTGGCAATCATGGACTTTTTCGCCATTGACATCCCTCCTTAACGTAAACTTCTTAAACGAACGCCAATTTAACTTGCTTCCCGGAACGGCATTCCCAGTAAGCGTAGTAATTCCCTGGCCTCCTCGTCTGTTTTAGCCGTGGTAACAAACACAATATCCATACCACGAACTTTATCAATTTTATCATAATCAATCTCGGGGAAGATAAGTTGTTCCCGCAACCCCAAGGTATAATTACCACGACCGTCAAATGCTTTCGGAGATACGCCTCTGAAATCGCGTACCCGAGGTAAGGCTACATTTACTAGGCGATCCATAAACTCATACATTTTAT
Encoded proteins:
- the rplR gene encoding 50S ribosomal protein L18 — its product is MFKKPDRKKLRAKRRLRVRKKIFGTPERPRLTVYRSLNHIYAQIINDVEGKTLVASSTLDPVVRKQITNGGNKEAARIVGKTIAEKALAKGIKKVVFDRGGYIYHGRVAALAEGAREGGLEF
- the rplF gene encoding 50S ribosomal protein L6, yielding MSRVGRMPISIPQGVEVKIEDDKISVKGPKGNLTKELHKDVQVEIENNQIMVKRASDKKEHRALHGLTRALIANMIEGVTKGFEKKLELVGVGFRANKQGDKLVLSVGYSHPVEIVPDEGIEIEVPAPNKIVVRGLDKEKVGVFAANIRKIREPEPYKGKGIKYEGEQIKRKVGKAGAKA
- the rpsH gene encoding 30S ribosomal protein S8, with amino-acid sequence MVMTDPIADFLTRIRNANTVYQETVEIPSSKMKKALAEILKNEGFIKDYEYIEDGKQGILRLYLKYGPNKEKVITGLKRISKPGLRVYVKKDEIPRVLGGLGIAILSTSKGIMTDKQARKEGVGGEVICYVW
- a CDS encoding type Z 30S ribosomal protein S14; its protein translation is MAKKSMIAKQKRKPKFRVRAYNRCKICGRPRAYMRKFGMCRICFRTLAHRGEIPGITKASW